GGTAATGGAGTAGgcttcttttccaattgaGGTTGTTCTTCAGTGGTAGCAGCAATAATGGAGGCAGTGGTACTTGGTGAATCAATGGTAGTGACGGTTTCAACGGAACCGTCAACGGTGGAAGGAGGTGTGTCAATAACAGTTTGTTCTTCAGACATTGCGATCATAAAACGGCAAAAGGGCGATAGAAGTATAGTTTAAGCGTGGTAACCAAAAGACAGTAGACAGACAGTTAGGAGATCAGAGTGATTTACCTTAAAAATAATGctagaaaaaagaaagcaacTTCGAAAAGACGATAAAAAGCGCTGTTGTATTTTTAGACGTTCTTTCTCAAAGACCTTCAATCAGGGTTCGAAAAAGGTCTTATATCAAAATAAACagaatcaatgaaaaatcaaatctaTTTTCAGTAGTCGGTTGCAAGTTCAGTCTTAACGGGTAGTTGATATCGAAATTGTCGAGCTTCGCCAACAAACAACATTTCGCGGAATTGAgcgaaaatttttcaagccCGCCCGCcggtgaaaaaaaaaaatacacaaGTATATGCTATAACTGGAATAGCTGCTAAGTGAGAGCCTGGAGGAGTAAAATAGCGATTGAATGTACGTGTTTGAGGAtgtttatcaaaaattttgttactatgtaaaaaaagaggGGGTATATAGGGCGGAGTATTTAGGTATACTTTCAAAGTAAACAGGCAACCACCAGGCGGCCAAAAGGGATTCTTGTGAAACAAAGAACATAAAAAACGAACTTTAAAGGAGGGAAAGCGGAAGATGGGTGGATAAAAGTGTGTCCTGTGAGATCAAGCTAGGGGTTCGACGTTGTCAGCGTATTCACCTTCGTAGTTTCCTGCAGGGTCGTAACTACAGATGACATAGTCACCCCACGCACCGCCACAGGTTTTGATCCCACAACCGACTTGCGTAGTAGACTTCCAGACAACTTGAGTAAAGTGGCCCGTGTTGCCTGAAAAACCTGGATTCGAGAAATCGTAGCTGGAAATTTCGTTGTACCAGGCATCAACAGCGCTTGTGCCATCGTAGCCTAGGGCCAAATTTTCACCGTATGGACCACCGGAATGAGTCAAAGTACCTGAACAGTCGTAGTTGTCAGCATAGTCCTGAGCGTAGGTGGCCAAAGTGTTGGACCAGGTCAGAGCTGGAGTGTCCTTATGCAAGGCTCTCTTCTTGTTATGTTCAGCCAGGACAGAAGAGGCAAAGTCTGACAATTCGTCATCTGAAGCAGATGCGGAGGTGGCAGCGGCTTGGGAAGTCGTGGCGGTTACAGCAGGTGAAGCAGTGGCAGTAGCTTGAGGCTGCGATTGCGATGGAGATGTGGATGGCGTCAACGTGGTGGTCGAATCGGTAGTCTTACCCCAGACGTTGGCTAGGTCCTGCAAAGCAGACAAGGCCGCATTAGAACCACTGGACCCGGAAGCAGAAGCAGAAGCAGAAGCGATGGGGGGAGCTATCACTGCAGTGGCTGTAGAAGTTGGTTTAGCGGCAGAAGCAGGAGCAAATGTTTTGTAAGTCGTGAGAGTTTGGCCGTTCTCGACGTAAACGACGCCTTGCACGGTGACGACAGCAGCATTATGGGCATGTTCGGTCACAGTAACGACGGCGGGAGCGGCAAACGCGGTCGTGGCTAAAGCGGATGTTAAGATcgataattttgaaagtttcATAACTGTTCAATTGCGCtatacttgaaaaaagaagaaattaacACTAAAGAGTGGAAGTGTGCAAGCGGCCTATAGGAAAAAGAATGGATCAGGATAGCTTACGATGCAGCAACGAGAAGACAAAAGAGAGCGCGATTTGAGATTCCTTGCTTAACTCTTGcaataagaaaagactAAGAATGCCATAAGAACAGAGAATAATACAACTTTGGATTCGTAAATAGATGTGCGTTTATATATCGTGTGATAAGATAGATAATTGATAATGACAATGTAGGTAGT
Above is a window of Saccharomyces kudriavzevii IFO 1802 strain IFO1802 genome assembly, chromosome: 10 DNA encoding:
- the PRY1 gene encoding sterol-binding protein (similar to Saccharomyces cerevisiae PRY1 (YJL079C) and PRY2 (YKR013W); ancestral locus Anc_1.291), producing the protein MKLSKLSILTSALATTAFAAPAVVTVTEHAHNAAVVTVQGVVYVENGQTLTTYKTFAPASAAKPTSTATAVIAPPIASASASASGSSGSNAALSALQDLANVWGKTTDSTTTLTPSTSPSQSQPQATATASPAVTATTSQAAATSASASDDELSDFASSVLAEHNKKRALHKDTPALTWSNTLATYAQDYADNYDCSGTLTHSGGPYGENLALGYDGTSAVDAWYNEISSYDFSNPGFSGNTGHFTQVVWKSTTQVGCGIKTCGGAWGDYVICSYDPAGNYEGEYADNVEPLA